A window of Leptospira hartskeerlii contains these coding sequences:
- a CDS encoding pyruvate dehydrogenase complex E1 component subunit beta: protein MAVLTYREALNRAMTEEMEKDPNIFLMGEEVGHYEGAYKVSQGMLAKFGEKRVIDTPISENGFAGVGIGAAMVGLRPIIEFMTWNFSLVAIDQIINSAAKMNYMSAGQFPIPIVFRGAGGAGGRLAAQHSQSFESWYAHIPGLKVLAPYTPSDAYGLLKTSIRDNNPTIFIESEVLYGSKGEVPEGEFLIPMGKSDIKREGTQLTIVSWSRALMYVLPAAEKLAKEGISVEVLDLRSIRPLDEEGILASVRKTNKVLIVEEGWNVAGFGAQVAYLIQKEAFDYLDAPIERITQEDVPMPYAANLEKSSLPSEEKIIKKVREMIK from the coding sequence ATGGCAGTACTCACATATAGAGAAGCGCTCAATCGAGCCATGACGGAAGAAATGGAGAAGGATCCGAATATCTTTCTCATGGGTGAAGAAGTAGGACATTACGAAGGAGCGTACAAAGTTTCCCAAGGAATGCTCGCTAAGTTCGGCGAAAAAAGAGTGATCGACACTCCCATTTCAGAGAACGGTTTTGCTGGAGTTGGAATTGGAGCCGCTATGGTAGGACTAAGGCCTATCATAGAATTTATGACCTGGAACTTCTCACTTGTTGCGATCGATCAGATCATCAACTCAGCGGCAAAAATGAATTATATGAGTGCGGGACAATTCCCGATCCCGATCGTTTTCCGCGGCGCAGGCGGTGCTGGAGGAAGACTTGCAGCTCAACACTCTCAGTCCTTCGAAAGTTGGTATGCTCATATTCCAGGACTAAAAGTTCTCGCCCCTTACACTCCTTCTGACGCTTACGGACTCTTAAAAACTTCCATCCGAGATAATAATCCAACGATCTTCATAGAGAGTGAAGTATTGTACGGCTCCAAGGGAGAAGTTCCGGAAGGCGAGTTTTTGATCCCGATGGGAAAATCGGATATCAAAAGAGAAGGAACACAACTCACGATCGTAAGTTGGTCCAGGGCACTTATGTATGTTCTTCCCGCAGCAGAAAAATTGGCAAAAGAAGGAATTTCAGTCGAAGTTTTAGATCTAAGAAGTATAAGACCTTTGGATGAAGAAGGAATTTTAGCTTCTGTCAGAAAAACAAACAAAGTACTCATAGTGGAAGAAGGTTGGAATGTGGCAGGATTTGGGGCACAAGTGGCTTACCTGATCCAAAAAGAAGCATTCGATTATTTGGATGCCCCAATCGAAAGGATTACTCAGGAAGATGTGCCTATGCCTTACGCGGCCAATCTGGAAAAATCCTCACTGCCGAGCGAAGAAAAAATAATCAAAAAAGTCAGAGAAATGATTAAATAA
- a CDS encoding pyruvate dehydrogenase complex dihydrolipoamide acetyltransferase, which translates to MAKISEMTQLSPTMSEGVLVKWLKKKGDSVAPGEILAEVETDKAVMEMEAFDSGVILEILAQEGAKLPVGAPVAIIGKAGEDITSLLSEAKSRSSAVAPAAAPSSAPEPPPLTSPGPSPKKAENVVSSTTFEPEEAPTPKESPVSRGLSPGALAGRIKASPLAKRLAEESGIDLSKIRGSGPDGRIIKRDIENGISAFSPSGTSPFAGEIMQEEKLPISGMRKTIASRLVHSKTHQPHFYLDMEIDADALVHLRENFNSDLKESGEEIKLSINDFIIRASALALLKVPEVNSSWREDHILKHGRVDIGVAVSIEGGLITPYVRNADKRSVLEIGRTVKELASRARERKLKPEEFSDGTFTVSNLGMFGVNRFAAVINEPEAAILAVGNVVSKPVIKNGAVVPGKTLSVCLSCDHRVVDGAVGAGWLEVFRNFLEHPLRLLA; encoded by the coding sequence ATGGCAAAAATTTCCGAAATGACCCAACTTTCCCCGACAATGTCGGAAGGTGTTTTGGTAAAATGGCTAAAGAAGAAGGGTGACTCTGTCGCTCCTGGAGAAATATTAGCCGAGGTCGAAACCGATAAAGCGGTCATGGAAATGGAAGCATTCGATTCCGGGGTGATTTTAGAAATTTTAGCACAGGAAGGCGCCAAACTCCCAGTTGGAGCCCCAGTTGCAATCATAGGAAAAGCAGGAGAAGATATCACTTCCCTACTTTCAGAAGCAAAATCCAGATCTTCGGCCGTAGCCCCGGCGGCGGCTCCGAGCTCGGCTCCTGAACCACCTCCGCTTACTTCTCCTGGGCCTAGCCCTAAAAAAGCGGAAAATGTAGTATCTTCGACAACTTTTGAACCTGAAGAAGCCCCAACACCTAAAGAGAGCCCAGTTTCCAGAGGACTTTCCCCAGGAGCACTGGCAGGAAGGATTAAGGCTTCTCCTTTGGCAAAACGTTTAGCAGAGGAAAGTGGAATTGATCTTTCTAAGATCAGAGGAAGCGGACCGGACGGAAGGATTATCAAAAGAGATATTGAAAACGGGATCTCCGCATTCTCACCTAGCGGAACTTCTCCATTTGCCGGAGAAATTATGCAAGAAGAGAAACTTCCAATATCAGGAATGAGAAAGACGATCGCTTCTAGATTAGTTCATTCTAAAACTCACCAACCTCATTTCTATTTGGATATGGAAATTGACGCAGATGCACTTGTTCATTTGAGAGAAAATTTTAACTCCGATCTAAAAGAATCGGGAGAAGAGATTAAACTTAGCATAAACGATTTTATTATAAGAGCCTCTGCGCTTGCGCTTCTAAAAGTTCCGGAAGTGAATTCTTCCTGGAGAGAAGATCATATTCTAAAACATGGAAGAGTGGATATAGGAGTAGCAGTTTCTATCGAAGGTGGACTGATTACTCCTTATGTAAGAAACGCAGATAAAAGGTCCGTTTTGGAAATCGGTAGAACGGTAAAAGAGCTTGCTTCCCGTGCAAGGGAACGAAAACTCAAACCGGAAGAGTTTTCAGACGGAACCTTCACTGTTTCCAATTTGGGAATGTTCGGAGTGAATCGTTTTGCAGCGGTAATCAACGAACCTGAAGCGGCAATCCTCGCGGTTGGAAACGTGGTATCCAAACCGGTAATCAAAAATGGAGCCGTTGTCCCCGGAAAAACTCTTTCAGTCTGCCTTTCCTGCGATCATAGAGTGGTAGACGGTGCGGTAGGAGCCGGTTGGTTGGAAGTGTTTCGAAATTTTCTGGAACATCCTCTTCGGTTACTTGCCTGA
- the fliG gene encoding flagellar motor switch protein FliG — translation MDQDSNLKIRDQKVKKAAMLLLSLDKDAAAKALAQLDEKLIEEIVQEMAKIKTISKSEKEEVLLDFQGSLKDLAAESRGGIETARELLQKSLGKEKSENILGKLDRKDTEEDFSFLNDAEPQTLAHLLAPEHTQTIAVTLAFLHPKKAAETLKFLPKELQSKVALRLANTTKTHPDAIRQIAKVLKKKYEQRDKSEFSEAGGAEALANILNHMDKSLEETILKELEEQSPELASQVREKLYTFEDVLLLNSKEMRQLINRIGDDDLIAIALRGASDQIKAHFFEAMSKNRANDILESMDIRGKVTLKEITDARNSILTALRDLEEIGEIIIKKDSEEFI, via the coding sequence GTGGACCAAGATTCCAATCTTAAAATTAGAGACCAAAAAGTTAAAAAGGCAGCAATGCTACTTCTATCCTTAGATAAGGATGCTGCTGCCAAGGCTTTGGCACAATTAGATGAGAAGTTGATTGAAGAGATCGTCCAAGAAATGGCAAAGATCAAAACAATCAGCAAATCCGAAAAAGAAGAAGTTCTTCTAGATTTCCAAGGTTCCCTAAAAGACCTAGCTGCAGAATCCAGAGGCGGAATCGAAACCGCAAGAGAATTACTCCAAAAGTCTCTCGGAAAAGAAAAGTCAGAAAACATATTAGGTAAACTAGATAGAAAGGACACTGAAGAAGATTTTTCCTTCTTAAACGACGCAGAACCGCAGACTCTTGCTCACCTTCTTGCCCCGGAACATACCCAAACTATCGCAGTCACACTTGCATTTTTACATCCTAAAAAAGCGGCGGAAACACTTAAGTTTTTACCAAAAGAACTTCAGAGCAAAGTTGCGCTGAGACTCGCAAACACTACCAAAACTCATCCGGATGCAATCCGCCAAATCGCAAAAGTTCTGAAGAAAAAATACGAACAAAGAGATAAATCCGAATTCAGCGAAGCGGGAGGAGCGGAAGCTCTTGCAAATATCCTGAATCATATGGATAAATCTTTGGAAGAGACTATTCTGAAAGAATTGGAAGAACAATCTCCGGAACTTGCTTCTCAGGTCAGGGAGAAATTATATACATTTGAAGATGTGCTTCTTCTCAACTCCAAAGAGATGAGACAACTTATCAATCGGATCGGAGACGATGATCTGATCGCTATCGCACTCAGAGGAGCTTCTGACCAGATTAAGGCTCATTTCTTCGAGGCAATGTCCAAAAATAGAGCTAACGATATTTTAGAAAGTATGGATATCCGTGGAAAAGTAACTTTGAAAGAGATCACAGATGCCAGAAACAGCATTTTGACTGCGCTACGCGACTTGGAAGAGATCGGGGAAATTATAATTAAAAAGGATTCGGAAGAGTTCATTTGA
- a CDS encoding CDP-alcohol phosphatidyltransferase family protein has translation MLQEKKPKDLLEERVFTLSNFLSVSRVLLLPFFIQFTRKHIESPRSSEYLFLAIGTCILAVLTDFLDGFLARLLSQESVLGKYLDPICDKFVTIGGLSVIVHYYQFPLWILLIYIVREILGVWLGGFLYLKRGIQGKPNWWGKIGVGLVAAAVLWYMTLPLIGPTLPENHFFLHPEYSGYILVLVLSIGVVAYSKRYWNIVFHPERFILDPEDKKQKKKYELV, from the coding sequence ATGCTTCAAGAAAAAAAACCAAAGGATCTACTCGAAGAGAGGGTATTTACTCTTTCTAATTTTTTATCCGTCTCAAGAGTTTTACTTCTTCCTTTTTTTATCCAATTCACTCGCAAACATATCGAATCTCCTCGTAGCAGCGAATATTTATTCTTAGCTATCGGTACTTGCATTCTTGCAGTGCTTACGGATTTTCTAGACGGGTTTCTAGCCAGGCTACTTTCCCAAGAATCTGTTTTGGGAAAGTATCTGGATCCTATCTGCGATAAGTTTGTTACTATTGGTGGACTCTCCGTAATCGTTCATTATTATCAGTTTCCTCTTTGGATTCTTCTTATCTATATTGTAAGAGAAATTTTAGGAGTATGGCTGGGTGGATTTTTATATTTAAAGAGAGGGATCCAAGGAAAACCGAATTGGTGGGGTAAGATTGGAGTGGGACTTGTTGCGGCTGCAGTACTATGGTATATGACTTTACCTCTGATCGGCCCTACCTTACCAGAAAATCATTTTTTCCTTCATCCGGAATATTCAGGTTATATTTTAGTTTTGGTATTAAGCATTGGAGTAGTCGCCTATTCCAAAAGATATTGGAATATAGTGTTCCATCCGGAAAGATTCATCTTAGATCCGGAAGATAAAAAGCAGAAGAAAAAGTACGAACTAGTCTAA
- the lysS gene encoding lysine--tRNA ligase — MSQDLKETNELIQQRIEKIKNLKEKGVDPYPIRFFPDSDSASLIEMYSQTPTGPEKKFLLGGRLHSKRVMGKASFAHLKDKSGVIQLYATRDDLGEENYTLFKSLDLGDLIGIEGYLFQTQKGETTLHLTSVTLLAKCVRPLPVVKEKDGVIYDAFADVEQRYRMRYVDLVVNDHVRDTFITRSRIVSEIRSFLTSEGFLEVETPMMQPIAGGAAARPFVTHHNTLDMQLFLRIAPELYLKRLIVGGLDRVFELNRNFRNEGISTKHNPEFTMLEAYMAYGDMGKMLELTEKLITTVAQKICGTLKIKYGNDLVDLSPPWRRVKYVDIIKEYSGIDFSQVKTLDEAKEKASSVKVDASKCTSIWKVADEVFSEKAEPNLIQPVFVTDYPKELSPLAKSNPENPSYVERFEPYIVGREIGNAFSELNDPFDQKERFEDQVKQREAGDDEAFMMDEDYIRALEYGMPPTGGLGIGIDRLVMLLTNSHSIRDTILFPLMRPE; from the coding sequence ATGTCCCAAGACTTAAAAGAAACAAACGAACTTATCCAACAAAGAATCGAGAAGATCAAAAATCTAAAGGAGAAGGGAGTAGATCCCTACCCGATCCGATTCTTCCCTGATTCAGATTCGGCATCTTTGATAGAGATGTATTCTCAAACTCCTACCGGTCCGGAGAAAAAATTCTTATTAGGCGGACGTTTGCATTCCAAACGAGTAATGGGAAAGGCAAGTTTCGCTCATTTAAAAGATAAATCAGGAGTCATCCAACTTTATGCAACCAGAGATGATCTGGGAGAAGAGAATTATACACTTTTCAAAAGTTTGGACTTAGGAGACTTGATCGGGATTGAAGGTTATCTTTTCCAGACCCAAAAGGGAGAAACTACTCTTCATTTAACTTCCGTTACCTTACTTGCAAAATGTGTTCGTCCCCTTCCTGTTGTGAAAGAGAAAGACGGAGTGATTTACGACGCTTTCGCGGACGTGGAACAAAGATACAGAATGCGTTATGTAGACTTGGTAGTAAACGACCATGTCCGAGATACTTTCATCACTCGCAGTAGGATCGTATCCGAGATCCGTAGTTTTCTAACTTCCGAAGGATTTTTAGAAGTGGAAACTCCAATGATGCAACCGATCGCAGGAGGCGCGGCGGCAAGACCATTCGTCACCCATCACAATACATTGGACATGCAGTTATTCTTAAGGATCGCTCCGGAATTATATCTAAAACGACTGATCGTAGGCGGACTAGATAGAGTTTTCGAATTAAACCGAAACTTTAGGAACGAGGGAATTTCTACCAAACACAATCCTGAATTCACCATGCTCGAAGCGTATATGGCTTATGGCGATATGGGAAAAATGTTGGAACTAACGGAAAAACTGATCACTACTGTCGCTCAAAAGATCTGCGGAACTCTTAAGATCAAATACGGAAATGACCTTGTTGATTTGAGCCCTCCTTGGAGAAGAGTGAAATATGTGGATATTATTAAAGAATATTCAGGAATTGATTTCTCCCAGGTAAAAACTCTAGACGAAGCAAAAGAAAAAGCAAGTTCCGTAAAAGTCGATGCAAGCAAATGTACTTCTATCTGGAAAGTGGCAGACGAGGTATTCTCCGAAAAAGCGGAACCAAATCTGATCCAGCCTGTATTCGTGACTGATTATCCTAAAGAACTTTCTCCATTAGCAAAATCGAATCCTGAAAATCCAAGTTACGTGGAAAGATTCGAGCCTTATATAGTAGGTAGGGAGATTGGAAATGCATTCTCGGAGTTGAACGATCCATTCGATCAAAAAGAAAGATTTGAAGATCAGGTTAAACAAAGAGAGGCAGGAGACGACGAGGCATTCATGATGGACGAGGATTATATCCGCGCGCTTGAATATGGAATGCCTCCTACTGGAGGTCTCGGGATTGGAATAGATCGTTTGGTAATGTTACTTACAAATTCTCATTCTATCAGAGATACCATCTTATTCCCTCTGATGAGGCCGGAATAA
- the serA gene encoding phosphoglycerate dehydrogenase, protein MISYPKEKINVLLLENVHQDAFQLFQKDGFNVRLLPQALGEDELSKEIENIHVLGIRSKTNLTAPVLARAKRLMTVGCFCIGTNQVDLAEAEKKGVPVFNAPYSNTRSVAELVIAEIVMLARRVPDHIRNTHSGIWNKISKNCFEVRGKTLGIVGYGHIGSQVSVLAEAMGLKVVYYDTQTVLPLGNATPLSSYEELLSVSDFVTFHVPELPETTNLYGAKEIKATKKGAYIINLSRGKVVDLEALAEAIKAGHIAGAGVDVFPQEPESNSDPFITPLQNLQNVILTPHIGGSTEEAQKNIGTEVASKLLKFVNNGSTTFAVNFPNIELNPIPQGMYRILNVHKNQPGFLKDINSMVSEIGANISSQHLGTSAEIGYLSMVINMSVGDELKERIERHPGSIKTRILY, encoded by the coding sequence ATGATTTCCTACCCGAAAGAAAAGATAAACGTCCTCCTCTTAGAGAATGTACACCAAGACGCATTCCAACTCTTTCAAAAAGACGGTTTTAATGTCCGCCTTCTCCCCCAAGCACTGGGCGAAGACGAACTTTCGAAAGAAATCGAGAACATTCATGTTCTGGGGATCCGAAGTAAAACCAATCTTACTGCACCTGTTTTAGCCAGGGCGAAACGACTTATGACCGTGGGTTGTTTCTGTATTGGGACAAACCAGGTGGATTTAGCGGAAGCTGAGAAAAAAGGGGTCCCAGTATTCAACGCTCCTTATTCCAATACTCGTTCCGTTGCTGAGCTCGTAATTGCAGAAATCGTAATGTTAGCCCGAAGAGTTCCGGACCATATCAGAAATACCCATTCTGGTATTTGGAACAAAATTTCTAAGAATTGTTTTGAAGTCCGCGGAAAAACTTTAGGAATCGTAGGCTACGGCCATATCGGAAGCCAAGTTTCAGTTCTTGCGGAAGCAATGGGCTTAAAGGTGGTTTATTATGATACGCAAACGGTTCTTCCTTTAGGAAATGCAACACCTCTCAGTTCTTACGAAGAACTACTTTCCGTTTCCGATTTTGTTACATTCCATGTGCCTGAACTTCCGGAAACGACGAACCTGTATGGTGCGAAAGAAATCAAGGCTACGAAAAAGGGAGCTTATATCATCAATCTTTCCAGAGGAAAGGTTGTGGATCTAGAAGCATTGGCTGAGGCGATTAAAGCAGGTCATATCGCAGGTGCAGGAGTGGATGTTTTTCCGCAGGAACCTGAATCAAATAGCGATCCGTTCATCACTCCTTTGCAAAATCTGCAAAACGTAATATTGACCCCTCATATCGGCGGCTCTACGGAAGAAGCTCAGAAGAATATCGGAACTGAAGTTGCATCCAAACTTTTAAAGTTTGTAAACAATGGTTCCACTACCTTTGCTGTGAACTTCCCAAATATAGAATTAAATCCAATCCCTCAGGGAATGTATAGGATTCTGAACGTTCATAAAAACCAGCCGGGCTTCTTGAAAGATATCAACAGCATGGTCTCCGAGATTGGTGCAAACATCAGTTCTCAACATTTAGGGACCAGCGCTGAAATCGGTTACCTTTCTATGGTAATCAACATGAGTGTGGGAGACGAACTGAAAGAAAGAATAGAAAGACATCCTGGTTCTATCAAGACCAGAATCCTTTATTGA
- a CDS encoding putative toxin-antitoxin system toxin component, PIN family — protein sequence MKIVLDTNVLLSSYLFQGYTAEVFDHVWLNHEIIVSEWILEEFREVCSRKFKIKDKEILEVLDHLKSGAKVYQPKGLPPKVSADPDDDNILHIAVFSKADWILSGDSDLLKLKQFQKIEIISPREYKLKFLV from the coding sequence TTGAAAATCGTTCTAGATACGAACGTACTTCTTTCTAGTTATTTATTCCAAGGTTATACTGCAGAGGTATTCGACCATGTTTGGTTGAATCACGAGATTATAGTATCCGAATGGATCCTTGAAGAATTTAGAGAAGTATGTTCTCGTAAATTTAAGATCAAAGATAAAGAAATTCTAGAAGTTTTAGATCATCTTAAGAGTGGGGCAAAGGTTTATCAACCGAAAGGTCTTCCTCCTAAAGTTTCTGCCGACCCGGATGATGACAATATTCTTCATATTGCTGTATTTTCTAAGGCAGATTGGATCTTGAGCGGAGATTCCGATCTTTTGAAATTAAAACAGTTTCAGAAAATCGAAATCATTTCTCCAAGAGAATACAAACTGAAATTTTTGGTCTGA
- a CDS encoding antitoxin — protein MLLKSARSQKVSKSEVVQKALKQYFFLTEAQRFRKNLKKYAEKAGYLSEEDIYKDIS, from the coding sequence ATGTTACTGAAAAGCGCACGTAGTCAAAAAGTTTCCAAAAGTGAAGTGGTCCAAAAGGCACTGAAACAATATTTCTTCTTAACCGAAGCACAACGGTTTCGCAAGAACCTAAAAAAATATGCAGAAAAAGCGGGATATCTCAGTGAGGAAGATATCTACAAAGATATCTCTTGA
- a CDS encoding PilZ domain-containing protein translates to MKYNRIPSTLNVGFQVLESSKLRIAENVLVGIVHRTEVPLEPGTNLALKVGTISVSGSIDIPMKVIKCDRVSDAEYDVFLNYTEKDFDKIKEIEELIQTLA, encoded by the coding sequence ATGAAATACAATAGAATCCCCTCCACACTTAACGTAGGCTTTCAAGTATTAGAAAGTTCTAAGCTAAGAATTGCAGAAAATGTGTTAGTAGGAATTGTGCATAGAACCGAGGTTCCTTTAGAGCCAGGAACGAACCTGGCTTTAAAAGTAGGAACGATCAGCGTCTCCGGTTCCATCGATATTCCGATGAAAGTAATCAAATGCGATCGTGTTTCGGATGCGGAATACGATGTATTCTTAAATTATACCGAAAAGGATTTCGATAAGATTAAGGAAATCGAAGAATTGATCCAAACCTTAGCTTAA
- a CDS encoding alpha/beta fold hydrolase — protein sequence MEFSDPQNKNQESGFFESGGYKLHYTKRDNGKGRALLLLHGFMDSSQTFLFQEEYLSKHFDLYRFDYRGHGDSEWLKEGFYHFMLPLVDTKTFIQKFLPEKFHILGHSMGGGLGSRIAGLYPERVESLVSLEGFSSLQDPEKERRRFLGWLENWELSLAGKDRKRQKNFKSVEDAAARLAPIYPRLPKERLIKITETLTRPAEEGGYMWKSDPSYKNGPPVLLSPQFTRHLWETISCNVLVVYGQKTHLALDDSKEVFSHIRNLKYIEIEDAGHNMHHDRPEYLESILEEFYVTNLK from the coding sequence ATGGAATTTTCAGATCCTCAAAATAAAAATCAAGAAAGTGGATTTTTCGAATCCGGCGGATATAAACTCCATTATACGAAAAGGGACAATGGAAAGGGAAGAGCATTGCTCCTTCTTCACGGATTTATGGATTCTTCCCAAACCTTTTTATTCCAGGAAGAATATTTATCCAAACATTTCGACTTATACCGTTTCGACTATAGAGGGCATGGGGATTCAGAATGGTTGAAAGAAGGTTTCTATCATTTCATGCTTCCTTTGGTAGATACAAAAACATTCATCCAAAAATTTCTTCCTGAAAAATTCCATATTCTCGGACATTCAATGGGAGGAGGACTCGGCTCTAGGATTGCAGGATTGTATCCGGAAAGAGTCGAAAGTCTTGTAAGCTTAGAAGGATTTAGTTCTCTCCAAGATCCTGAAAAGGAAAGAAGAAGGTTCCTTGGTTGGTTGGAAAATTGGGAACTAAGTCTCGCGGGAAAAGATAGAAAACGCCAAAAAAATTTCAAATCTGTAGAAGATGCTGCAGCAAGACTTGCACCCATCTACCCAAGGCTTCCTAAAGAAAGACTCATAAAGATCACGGAAACGTTAACCAGGCCTGCAGAAGAAGGCGGTTATATGTGGAAGAGCGATCCTTCATACAAAAACGGTCCTCCCGTACTTTTAAGCCCTCAATTTACTAGACATCTTTGGGAAACAATCTCTTGCAATGTCCTCGTTGTCTATGGACAAAAGACTCACCTTGCATTAGATGATAGCAAAGAAGTATTCTCTCATATTAGAAATTTAAAATATATTGAAATAGAAGATGCCGGTCATAATATGCATCACGATCGTCCCGAATATCTCGAAAGCATCCTGGAAGAATTCTACGTAACAAATTTGAAGTAA
- a CDS encoding DUF309 domain-containing protein gives MEFDPEILSILEKVKQGDADASFSYAWEEGRKLFQTGRYFELHEVFEFQWKKETGGRRLLLHGWIQLAISLNKVFVKPNIRGSKMQAEKSKEKFLKLSETGELSPLGKEQNILIISYLEKLLRNFQSEESWDLKRIKELSLPEMIESGKELFSSSVFPAS, from the coding sequence ATGGAATTCGATCCTGAAATACTTTCTATATTAGAAAAAGTGAAACAAGGAGACGCGGACGCGAGCTTTAGCTACGCATGGGAAGAAGGAAGAAAACTCTTTCAGACAGGAAGATATTTCGAATTACATGAAGTCTTTGAATTTCAATGGAAGAAAGAGACAGGTGGAAGAAGGCTACTTCTACATGGATGGATCCAACTTGCGATTTCTTTGAATAAGGTTTTCGTAAAACCGAATATTCGCGGATCTAAAATGCAAGCGGAGAAGTCCAAGGAGAAGTTCCTAAAACTTTCCGAAACTGGAGAACTTTCCCCATTAGGAAAAGAGCAAAATATCCTTATAATCTCCTACTTGGAAAAACTTTTGAGAAATTTTCAAAGTGAAGAAAGTTGGGACCTAAAACGAATTAAAGAACTTTCTCTTCCGGAAATGATCGAAAGCGGCAAGGAATTGTTTTCAAGTTCCGTTTTTCCAGCATCGTGA
- a CDS encoding aldo/keto reductase, whose amino-acid sequence MYRESLYEGRKENFSPGKKGEGLGYFLFRELKLSRIAFGGYRIGLEDPEHKEALLLALKSGVNVIDVSANYGDGEAESLVGKVLDENFKKKQLNRKEIFLVTKAGYIQGRNMKLVESKEKEKDQFPEITYYQPGCYHCISPAFLEDQLERSRKRLGLSTIDAFLLHNPEYFLSHSEKNGVPKEEAQAEYYRRIKEAFLFLEKARKEGKIQFYGISSNTFPVPEGDYTHTSLSKCLQIAEKIAGKEHGFAVVQFPGNWYEDGFLRNRSEGGTLLEICSNFDLLPLINRPLNSFQAGKGMIRLTYTPQGQAPDQSKLLQILELESSLLEPLSANPNRNSLSKLWQTYGEKIRSEEQFQVLLQKSWIPALRSVIDEVYSEKGKESAEEYLRVLNTALPLLEEQIQIRSSEKLSGLYESLISGFHPNGEGPETLSSLMVFHLASLLEKGIVLLGMRKRKYVRDILPIFKNQLPIIPRSEWGENGIRS is encoded by the coding sequence TTGTATAGAGAATCCCTTTACGAAGGGAGGAAGGAAAACTTTTCCCCGGGCAAAAAGGGAGAAGGACTCGGCTATTTTTTATTCCGAGAACTGAAGCTGTCCCGAATCGCGTTCGGTGGATATAGGATAGGACTGGAAGATCCGGAACATAAGGAAGCTCTACTTCTTGCACTCAAATCCGGAGTGAACGTCATTGACGTTTCGGCCAACTATGGAGACGGGGAAGCTGAAAGTTTAGTAGGCAAAGTCCTGGATGAAAATTTCAAAAAAAAACAACTGAATCGAAAGGAAATTTTCTTAGTCACCAAGGCGGGTTATATCCAGGGACGGAATATGAAATTGGTCGAGTCCAAAGAAAAGGAGAAGGATCAATTTCCGGAAATCACATACTACCAACCTGGTTGTTATCATTGTATTTCTCCTGCATTTTTGGAAGACCAATTGGAAAGGTCCAGAAAGCGTCTCGGACTTTCCACCATCGATGCATTCTTATTGCACAATCCCGAATATTTTCTAAGCCATTCCGAGAAGAACGGAGTTCCAAAAGAAGAAGCTCAAGCGGAATATTATCGTAGGATCAAAGAGGCATTTCTATTTTTAGAGAAGGCAAGAAAGGAAGGAAAAATCCAGTTTTATGGGATTTCCAGTAATACCTTTCCCGTGCCGGAAGGGGATTATACACATACTTCTTTGTCGAAGTGCCTACAAATCGCTGAGAAAATTGCAGGAAAAGAACATGGATTCGCAGTGGTCCAGTTCCCTGGGAATTGGTACGAAGACGGATTCCTTCGCAATCGGTCGGAAGGCGGGACTTTACTCGAGATCTGTAGTAACTTCGACCTTCTTCCACTCATCAACCGACCACTTAACTCATTCCAAGCCGGGAAAGGAATGATCCGACTTACTTACACTCCTCAGGGGCAGGCGCCTGATCAGTCGAAGTTACTACAAATCTTAGAACTTGAATCCTCTCTCCTCGAACCACTTTCCGCTAATCCGAATCGGAATTCACTTTCCAAACTTTGGCAAACTTATGGGGAGAAGATCCGCTCCGAAGAACAATTCCAAGTCCTTCTGCAAAAATCCTGGATCCCTGCTTTGCGATCAGTAATCGACGAAGTATATTCAGAAAAAGGAAAAGAATCCGCGGAAGAATACCTACGAGTTTTAAACACGGCTCTCCCTTTGCTCGAAGAACAAATACAGATACGTTCTTCCGAAAAACTATCAGGATTATACGAAAGTCTGATCTCCGGATTCCATCCAAACGGAGAAGGTCCTGAAACTTTGTCTTCTCTCATGGTATTTCATTTAGCTTCACTTTTAGAAAAGGGAATAGTTCTACTCGGAATGAGAAAAAGAAAATATGTCCGGGACATTCTTCCAATCTTCAAAAATCAACTACCTATAATCCCAAGATCGGAATGGGGCGAAAATGGAATTCGATCCTGA